A single window of Chitinophaga sp. XS-30 DNA harbors:
- the nuoI gene encoding NADH-quinone oxidoreductase subunit NuoI translates to MQTLTNRAQPVDRRPMTFWEKMYLPAIAKGMGITLSHIFKKKATVNYPEETRPFSPVFRGLHVLNRDEEGRERCTACGLCAVACPAEAITMEAAERKDGEEHLYREEKYAARYEINMLRCIFCGFCEEACPKEAIYMTETFAPANYQRKSFIYGKDDLLIPDPKHPVTVNKKEQ, encoded by the coding sequence ATGCAAACATTAACGAACAGGGCGCAGCCGGTAGACAGAAGGCCCATGACATTCTGGGAGAAGATGTACCTGCCGGCCATCGCAAAAGGCATGGGCATCACCCTTTCGCATATATTTAAAAAGAAAGCAACGGTGAATTACCCGGAAGAGACCCGGCCGTTCAGCCCGGTATTCCGCGGCCTGCACGTGCTGAACCGGGATGAAGAAGGAAGGGAGCGCTGCACAGCCTGTGGTCTGTGCGCTGTGGCTTGTCCCGCTGAAGCCATTACCATGGAAGCGGCGGAACGTAAAGACGGAGAAGAGCATCTCTATCGTGAAGAGAAATATGCCGCCCGTTACGAGATCAATATGCTGCGCTGCATATTCTGCGGTTTTTGTGAAGAAGCTTGCCCCAAGGAGGCTATTTATATGACAGAAACATTTGCGCCGGCCAATTACCAGCGCAAAAGCTTTATCTATGGAAAAGACGATCTGCTGATCCCCGATCCCAAGCATCCGGTAACTGTAAACAAGAAAGAACAATAG
- the nuoH gene encoding NADH-quinone oxidoreductase subunit NuoH yields MTVHLLAIDWLFIIEKLLLISAVLVVSLVIAMYSTWGERKVAAWIQDRRGPNRAGPFGLLQPLADGGKLFFKEEIIPATANHFLFVLGPSMAMLTACLTSAVIPWGDVLNIGGKDISLQIADVNIGVLWIIAVVGMGVYGIMIGGWASNNKFSLMAACRGASQVISYELPMGLSLIALFMLSGSLSLKDIVEQQREGLWYVVLQPVGFFIFLICAFAECNRTPFDLPEAENELNGGYHLEYSSMKLGFYLFAEYINMFISSALMATLYFGGYSFPYMDSLGLSPNLVTILGIGALFLKTFAFIFFFMWVRWTLPRFRYDQLMKLGWKVLIPLALVNMLITGAIVLYRQG; encoded by the coding sequence ATGACTGTACATTTATTAGCAATTGACTGGTTATTTATAATCGAAAAGCTACTGCTCATATCGGCGGTATTGGTTGTTTCGTTGGTAATTGCGATGTATTCTACCTGGGGAGAGCGTAAAGTGGCAGCCTGGATCCAGGACCGCCGCGGCCCCAACCGCGCAGGCCCCTTCGGCCTGCTGCAACCGCTGGCCGATGGTGGCAAGCTCTTCTTCAAGGAAGAGATCATCCCCGCCACAGCCAACCATTTCCTTTTTGTGCTCGGCCCTTCCATGGCCATGCTCACCGCCTGCCTCACCAGCGCCGTAATCCCCTGGGGAGATGTGCTGAACATCGGTGGTAAAGATATCAGCCTGCAGATCGCAGATGTGAACATCGGTGTACTGTGGATCATCGCCGTTGTAGGTATGGGTGTTTACGGTATTATGATCGGCGGATGGGCATCCAACAATAAATTCTCGCTGATGGCCGCCTGCCGCGGCGCCTCGCAGGTGATCTCCTACGAGCTGCCCATGGGGTTGTCCCTGATCGCACTGTTCATGCTCAGCGGCTCCCTGAGCCTGAAGGATATTGTGGAGCAGCAACGGGAAGGCCTCTGGTATGTAGTACTGCAGCCCGTAGGTTTTTTCATTTTCCTGATCTGCGCATTCGCGGAATGTAACCGTACCCCCTTCGACCTTCCGGAAGCGGAGAACGAACTGAACGGCGGTTATCACCTGGAGTATTCCTCCATGAAGCTCGGCTTCTACCTGTTTGCCGAATACATCAACATGTTCATCAGCTCCGCGCTGATGGCCACCCTGTATTTCGGCGGGTACAGCTTCCCGTATATGGACAGCCTGGGGCTTAGTCCCAATCTGGTGACCATCCTGGGCATTGGTGCATTATTCCTGAAAACATTTGCTTTCATCTTCTTTTTCATGTGGGTCCGCTGGACGCTGCCGCGTTTCCGGTATGACCAGCTGATGAAGCTCGGATGGAAAGTGCTGATACCCCTGGCATTGGTGAACATGCTCATTACAGGAGCAATTGTATTGTACCGCCAGGGCTGA
- a CDS encoding 2Fe-2S iron-sulfur cluster-binding protein yields MQSFRTMAEEKKLFKVTIDNIPVEVEPGTTILNAARMIGGDVVPPAMCYYSKLQGSGGKCRTCLVKVSKGSDADPRPMPKLVASCRTTVMDGMEVANITSPEVLDARKGVVEFLLLNHPLDCPVCDQAGECDLQDLSYEHGVSSTRYEFKRRTFDKIDIGDHIKLHMTRCILCYRCVFTADQLTNKRDHGILGRGDASEISTYIQNSLDSDFIGNVIDVCPVGALTDRTARFKNRVWFLKPVDAHCSCDKCSGKAVLWMRGDEIFRVTARKDKYGEVEEFICDTCRFERKDVKDWVIEGPRNISRHSVISQGHYVGVHKPQETIANVMDGRAPRLLMDIHTVSEVNMPVVDLSKIDGPAHSNDFPKNNGAQ; encoded by the coding sequence ATGCAAAGTTTCAGAACAATGGCGGAAGAAAAGAAATTATTCAAGGTTACGATCGATAACATCCCCGTAGAGGTGGAGCCGGGCACTACGATCCTGAACGCTGCCCGTATGATCGGAGGCGATGTGGTGCCGCCTGCGATGTGTTATTATTCCAAGCTGCAGGGCAGCGGCGGTAAATGCCGTACCTGCCTCGTAAAGGTCAGCAAAGGCTCGGATGCGGACCCCCGCCCCATGCCAAAGCTGGTGGCCAGCTGCCGCACCACCGTAATGGACGGCATGGAAGTGGCCAACATCACTTCCCCTGAAGTGCTGGATGCCCGTAAAGGCGTGGTGGAATTCCTGCTGCTGAATCATCCGCTGGACTGTCCCGTTTGCGACCAGGCCGGTGAATGCGACCTGCAGGACCTCAGCTACGAGCACGGCGTATCTTCCACCCGCTACGAATTCAAAAGAAGAACTTTCGACAAGATCGATATCGGAGATCATATCAAACTGCATATGACCCGCTGCATCCTTTGCTACCGCTGCGTATTCACGGCTGACCAGCTGACGAACAAACGCGACCACGGTATCCTTGGCCGCGGCGATGCTTCCGAGATCAGCACCTATATCCAGAACTCGCTGGACAGCGACTTTATCGGCAATGTGATAGATGTTTGTCCCGTTGGCGCACTGACCGACCGTACCGCACGCTTCAAGAACCGCGTATGGTTCCTCAAGCCGGTGGACGCACATTGCAGCTGCGATAAATGTTCCGGCAAAGCCGTGCTTTGGATGCGGGGAGACGAGATATTCCGCGTGACCGCACGGAAAGACAAATATGGGGAAGTGGAGGAATTCATCTGCGATACCTGCCGTTTTGAGCGGAAGGATGTGAAGGACTGGGTGATTGAAGGCCCCCGCAATATATCCCGCCACAGCGTGATCTCCCAGGGGCATTATGTAGGTGTGCACAAACCGCAGGAAACCATCGCGAACGTGATGGACGGCCGCGCCCCAAGATTGCTGATGGACATTCATACCGTCAGTGAAGTGAACATGCCGGTGGTTGACCTGAGCAAGATAGACGGCCCCGCGCATTCTAATGATTTTCCTAAAAACAATGGAGCTCAATAA
- the nuoF gene encoding NADH-quinone oxidoreductase subunit NuoF encodes MGRKLLLDKAHIEGIRYYDVYRKNGGYAAAEKALKSMSPDLVTEEVKKSGLRGRGGAGFPTGLKWSFLAKPEGVPRYLVCNADESEPGTFKDRYLMEFIPHLLIEGLLISSFALGANTTYIYIRGEYAWIPDILEEAISDARKNGWLGKNIQGSGFDLEIYVQRGAGAYICGEETALIESLEGKRGNPRIKPPFPAVKGLWQCPTVVNNVETLAAVVPIINIGGDEYAKYGTGKSTGTKLISACGNLNKPGVYEIDMNISVEEFIYSDEYCGGIPNGKRLKACIPGGSSVPILPANLLLKTAKGEQRMMTYESLNDGGFASGSMMGSGGFIVLDEDQCVVRHTMSLARFYHHESCGQCSPCREGTGWMKKVLLNIENGKGKESDIDLLWDIQRRIEGNTICPLGDAAAWPVAAAIRHFRDEFEWHVRYPEEAVKRNFGLAHYADPLPEAAPVATA; translated from the coding sequence ATGGGACGTAAATTACTGTTAGACAAGGCGCACATAGAAGGCATCCGGTACTACGATGTGTACCGGAAGAACGGCGGGTATGCCGCAGCTGAAAAGGCCCTGAAGAGCATGAGCCCGGACCTGGTGACCGAAGAAGTGAAGAAAAGCGGCCTGCGCGGCCGTGGTGGCGCGGGATTCCCTACCGGCCTGAAATGGAGCTTCCTGGCAAAACCGGAAGGTGTGCCCCGCTACCTCGTTTGTAATGCGGACGAATCGGAGCCAGGGACCTTCAAGGACCGTTACCTGATGGAATTCATTCCCCACCTGCTCATTGAAGGGCTGCTGATCTCCAGCTTTGCCCTCGGCGCAAACACCACCTACATCTACATCCGTGGCGAATACGCCTGGATCCCCGATATCCTCGAAGAAGCGATCAGCGACGCCCGCAAGAACGGCTGGCTGGGCAAGAACATCCAGGGCTCCGGCTTTGACCTGGAGATATATGTGCAACGCGGCGCCGGCGCTTACATCTGCGGAGAAGAGACCGCATTGATCGAATCACTGGAAGGCAAACGGGGCAACCCGCGCATCAAACCGCCATTCCCCGCTGTAAAGGGGCTATGGCAATGCCCTACCGTGGTGAACAATGTGGAAACACTCGCCGCCGTAGTGCCGATCATCAATATTGGCGGCGATGAATATGCGAAGTACGGCACCGGTAAATCCACCGGCACCAAGCTCATTTCCGCCTGCGGCAATCTCAACAAACCAGGCGTGTACGAAATAGATATGAACATTTCCGTGGAGGAATTCATCTACTCAGACGAATACTGCGGCGGCATCCCGAACGGCAAACGCCTGAAGGCATGCATCCCGGGCGGTTCTTCCGTACCCATCCTGCCGGCCAACCTGCTGCTGAAAACAGCCAAAGGCGAACAGCGCATGATGACGTACGAAAGCCTGAACGATGGCGGATTTGCCTCCGGCTCCATGATGGGTTCCGGCGGTTTTATTGTGCTGGATGAAGATCAATGCGTGGTGCGCCATACCATGTCGCTCGCGCGTTTCTACCATCACGAAAGCTGCGGCCAGTGCAGCCCCTGCCGTGAAGGCACCGGCTGGATGAAAAAAGTGCTGCTCAATATAGAGAACGGTAAAGGCAAGGAAAGCGACATCGACCTGCTGTGGGATATCCAGCGCAGGATCGAAGGCAACACCATCTGCCCCCTCGGAGATGCCGCAGCATGGCCGGTAGCCGCTGCCATCCGTCATTTCCGTGACGAGTTCGAATGGCATGTGCGCTATCCTGAAGAAGCGGTGAAACGTAACTTCGGACTTGCGCATTACGCAGATCCCTTGCCCGAAGCAGCCCCGGTTGCTACGGCTTAA
- the nuoE gene encoding NAD(P)H-dependent oxidoreductase subunit E, translating to MAVQFSEEKLNKVKEIIARYPEGKQKSALIPVLHLAQESFGGWLSAETMDYVASLLQIAPIEVYEVATFYSMYNLKPVGKYLFEVCHTGPCMLSGSDNIIEYIKERLGINVGETTADGLFSLKTVECLGACGYAPMMQLGKFYKEHLTKARVDEIIAECRAKSN from the coding sequence ATGGCCGTTCAATTTTCTGAAGAGAAGCTGAATAAAGTAAAAGAGATCATTGCGCGCTACCCGGAAGGGAAGCAGAAAAGCGCCCTGATTCCGGTGCTGCACCTGGCCCAGGAATCGTTCGGCGGCTGGCTCAGTGCGGAAACGATGGATTATGTGGCATCCCTGCTGCAGATAGCGCCCATCGAGGTGTATGAAGTGGCGACCTTTTACTCCATGTACAACCTCAAGCCGGTGGGCAAGTATCTCTTCGAGGTATGCCATACCGGTCCGTGTATGTTGAGTGGTTCGGACAATATCATTGAATATATCAAAGAGAGATTGGGCATCAACGTGGGTGAAACCACCGCAGATGGCCTTTTTTCTTTAAAGACGGTGGAGTGCCTCGGCGCCTGCGGTTATGCGCCGATGATGCAGTTGGGCAAGTTCTATAAAGAGCACCTGACAAAGGCAAGAGTGGATGAGATCATCGCGGAATGCCGGGCAAAATCGAATTAG